Proteins encoded together in one Styela clava chromosome 12, kaStyClav1.hap1.2, whole genome shotgun sequence window:
- the LOC120330292 gene encoding uncharacterized protein LOC120330292 isoform X3 — protein sequence MHPISLLTVYNVQCRVVRKHVSQPVPWSDANVHFRCEAETKSGPIRFDLIVKYHDGKRLAIDLNSLKKYQVSPHSRPRVILISSRFSFTFEIKTLKRKKTLQVEYILQSSGKVILKQKLSQSVHDSTLSNDHASLRSRNAAPALKTSTPFDQRGIFCKLPKYEDLGFVPYISSKKRISRISPIQESSDIHVEEFVFKSRIHRKPADKNSKLYKVPSDNDKPSNKRLFQSTPKAVAELNASDESKLQKETKKQRKTSTTQKTDLTSTLSFHSSWKKKSNMVHTSGLETIQETPNLQKINKAASTIVSSTKPIGSVTKSSIDKVDDTDVELASSVNQYSGLKITSNNTKTSSIASQNEAFNGGFPNIGNTCYMNSVLQSLFGLEYFRNDLLNFYFSRLHLLPSDCFFRCLVELQSKRYSSVIEKRQLLGNIKNAVSKFAPQFNGIEQHDAHEFVRVALTLLKQEINDALLKGQNLGSVLHQECPITANFGFKVQHSYKCTRCSFTFAIIEDWYDIPVDIISRY from the exons ATGCATCCTATTTCTCTTCTAACGGTTTACAACGTACAGTGTCGTGTTGTTCGGAAACACGTGTCGCAGCCAGTTCCCTGGAGTGACGCTAACGTTCATTTCAGATGCGAAGCGGAAACCAAGAGCGGCCCGATTCGTTTTGATCTGATTGTGAAATATCACGACGGAAAAAGACTTGCCATTGAC CTCAActctttgaaaaaatatcaagtTTCTCCACACTCAAGACCTCGAGTCATTTTGATTTCATCGCGTTTCAGTTTCACTTTCGAAATAAAAACTTTGAAGCGTAAAAAAACTTTACAAGTTGAATATATCCTGCAGAGTAGTGGAAAAG TAATACTGAAACAAAAATTGTCTCAATCTGTACATGATTCAACGTTATCAAATGATCATGCATCTCTGAGATCGCGTAATGCAG CTCCAGCATTGAAAACCTCGACACCATTTGATCAAAGAGGAATCTTTTGCAAACTGCCGAAATATGAAGATCTGG GCTTTGTCCCCTACATTTCATCAAAAAAGAGAATTTCTAGAATATCTCCTATACAGGAATCTTCTGATATTCATGTAGAAGAATTTGTATTCAAAAGTCGTATTCATCGTAAGCCTGCCGATAAAAACAG CAAACTGTATAAAGTACCAAGTGACAATGACAAGCCATCAAACAAAAGGCTGTTTCAGTCAACACCAAAAGCAGTCGCTGAAT TGAATGCCTCAGACGAATCAAAGCTTCAAAAAGAAACAAAGAAGCAAAGGAAAACATCTACAACACAAAAAACAGATTTAACATCAACTTTGTCATTCCATTCGAGCTGGAAGAAGAAATCTAACATGGTTCACACTAGTGGTTTGGAAACAATTCAAGAAACTCCAAACTTACAAAA GATCAACAAAGCAGCGTCCACAATTGTAAGTTCAACGAAACCAATTGGGTCAGTAACAAAGTCCAGCATTGACAAGGTTGATGATACCGATGTGGAATTGGCATCAAGTGTTAACCAATACAGTGGTCTGAAAATAACATCAAACAATACTAAAACCTCTTCAATAGCATCTCAGAATGAAGCTTTCAATGGAGG GTTTCCAAATATTGGCAATACTTGTTACATGAATTCAGTTCTGCAATCTTTATTTGGACTTGAATATTTTCGAAATGATTTGCTcaatttctatttttccagGCTACATTTGTTACCATCAGACTGTTTCTTCAG GTGTCTTGTAGAATTGCAAAGTAAAAGATATTCATCTGTTATTGAAAAGAGACAATTGCTcggaaacattaaaaatgctGTTTCCAAATTTGCTCCTCAATTTAATGGCATTGAACAACAT GATGCACATGAATTTGTTCGAGTTGCTCTTACATTACTCAAACAGGAAATCAATGATGCATTATTAAAAG GGCAAAACTTGGGCTCTGTGTTACATCAGGAATGCCCAATCACAGCAAATTTTGGCTTCAAAGTCCAACATTCCTACAAGTGCACAAG GTGTAGTTTTACATTTGCTATTATTGAAGATTGGTATGATATCCCTGTTGATATCATCTCCAGGTATTAA
- the LOC120330292 gene encoding uncharacterized protein LOC120330292 isoform X1, whose product MHPISLLTVYNVQCRVVRKHVSQPVPWSDANVHFRCEAETKSGPIRFDLIVKYHDGKRLAIDLNSLKKYQVSPHSRPRVILISSRFSFTFEIKTLKRKKTLQVEYILQSSGKVILKQKLSQSVHDSTLSNDHASLRSRNAAPALKTSTPFDQRGIFCKLPKYEDLGFVPYISSKKRISRISPIQESSDIHVEEFVFKSRIHRKPADKNSKLYKVPSDNDKPSNKRLFQSTPKAVAELNASDESKLQKETKKQRKTSTTQKTDLTSTLSFHSSWKKKSNMVHTSGLETIQETPNLQKINKAASTIVSSTKPIGSVTKSSIDKVDDTDVELASSVNQYSGLKITSNNTKTSSIASQNEAFNGGFPNIGNTCYMNSVLQSLFGLEYFRNDLLNFYFSRLHLLPSDCFFRCLVELQSKRYSSVIEKRQLLGNIKNAVSKFAPQFNGIEQHDAHEFVRVALTLLKQEINDALLKGQNLGSVLHQECPITANFGFKVQHSYKCTRCSFTFAIIEDWYDIPVDIISSLASEVQSIQQLLLRSIRKEEEIENSCRSCSNGRSIKTIHIVELPRILTVYLMRYNVDRTGRVRKIHQNIGISRNLSLTKYQLNPTDANNNLLLPESVTALYELTSIVNHLGETPTSGHYISDVLRDNVSRTWQCYDDNIVTNTYGDGILQRRELDAYVLFYIRT is encoded by the exons ATGCATCCTATTTCTCTTCTAACGGTTTACAACGTACAGTGTCGTGTTGTTCGGAAACACGTGTCGCAGCCAGTTCCCTGGAGTGACGCTAACGTTCATTTCAGATGCGAAGCGGAAACCAAGAGCGGCCCGATTCGTTTTGATCTGATTGTGAAATATCACGACGGAAAAAGACTTGCCATTGAC CTCAActctttgaaaaaatatcaagtTTCTCCACACTCAAGACCTCGAGTCATTTTGATTTCATCGCGTTTCAGTTTCACTTTCGAAATAAAAACTTTGAAGCGTAAAAAAACTTTACAAGTTGAATATATCCTGCAGAGTAGTGGAAAAG TAATACTGAAACAAAAATTGTCTCAATCTGTACATGATTCAACGTTATCAAATGATCATGCATCTCTGAGATCGCGTAATGCAG CTCCAGCATTGAAAACCTCGACACCATTTGATCAAAGAGGAATCTTTTGCAAACTGCCGAAATATGAAGATCTGG GCTTTGTCCCCTACATTTCATCAAAAAAGAGAATTTCTAGAATATCTCCTATACAGGAATCTTCTGATATTCATGTAGAAGAATTTGTATTCAAAAGTCGTATTCATCGTAAGCCTGCCGATAAAAACAG CAAACTGTATAAAGTACCAAGTGACAATGACAAGCCATCAAACAAAAGGCTGTTTCAGTCAACACCAAAAGCAGTCGCTGAAT TGAATGCCTCAGACGAATCAAAGCTTCAAAAAGAAACAAAGAAGCAAAGGAAAACATCTACAACACAAAAAACAGATTTAACATCAACTTTGTCATTCCATTCGAGCTGGAAGAAGAAATCTAACATGGTTCACACTAGTGGTTTGGAAACAATTCAAGAAACTCCAAACTTACAAAA GATCAACAAAGCAGCGTCCACAATTGTAAGTTCAACGAAACCAATTGGGTCAGTAACAAAGTCCAGCATTGACAAGGTTGATGATACCGATGTGGAATTGGCATCAAGTGTTAACCAATACAGTGGTCTGAAAATAACATCAAACAATACTAAAACCTCTTCAATAGCATCTCAGAATGAAGCTTTCAATGGAGG GTTTCCAAATATTGGCAATACTTGTTACATGAATTCAGTTCTGCAATCTTTATTTGGACTTGAATATTTTCGAAATGATTTGCTcaatttctatttttccagGCTACATTTGTTACCATCAGACTGTTTCTTCAG GTGTCTTGTAGAATTGCAAAGTAAAAGATATTCATCTGTTATTGAAAAGAGACAATTGCTcggaaacattaaaaatgctGTTTCCAAATTTGCTCCTCAATTTAATGGCATTGAACAACAT GATGCACATGAATTTGTTCGAGTTGCTCTTACATTACTCAAACAGGAAATCAATGATGCATTATTAAAAG GGCAAAACTTGGGCTCTGTGTTACATCAGGAATGCCCAATCACAGCAAATTTTGGCTTCAAAGTCCAACATTCCTACAAGTGCACAAG GTGTAGTTTTACATTTGCTATTATTGAAGATTGGTATGATATCCCTGTTGATATCATCTCCAG TCTAGCATCAGAAGTTCAAAGCATACAACAGCTATTGTTACGGTCCATAAGAAAGGAAGAGGAAATTGAAAATTCTTGCAGAAGTTGTAGCAATGGGAGATCAATCAAGACTATTCATATTGTGGAATTACCTAG aatcCTGACTGTTTACTTGATGCGTTACAATGTTGATAGGACCGGTAGAGTGAGAAAGATTCATCAGAATATTGGAATTAGCAGAAATCTCTCTCTAACAAAATATCAGTTGAA TCCAACTGACGCCAACAATAACTTGCTGCTTCCTGAGAGTGTTACAGCATTATATGAATTAACTTCCATTGTGAATCATTTGGGAGAAACTCCAACATCAG GTCACTATATAAGCGATGTCTTGCGGGACAATGTTTCGAGAACATGGCAATGTTACGATGACAATATTGTTACAAATACTTATGGTGATGGTATATTGCAAAGAAGAGAATTGGATGCATATGTTCTGTTCTACATCAGGACCTGA
- the LOC120330292 gene encoding uncharacterized protein LOC120330292 isoform X2, producing MHPISLLTVYNVQCRVVRKHVSQPVPWSDANVHFRCEAETKSGPIRFDLIVKYHDGKRLAIDLNSLKKYQVSPHSRPRVILISSRFSFTFEIKTLKRKKTLQVEYILQSSGKVILKQKLSQSVHDSTLSNDHASLRSRNAAPALKTSTPFDQRGIFCKLPKYEDLGFVPYISSKKRISRISPIQESSDIHVEEFVFKSRIHRKPADKNSKLYKVPSDNDKPSNKRLFQSTPKAVAELNASDESKLQKETKKQRKTSTTQKTDLTSTLSFHSSWKKKSNMVHTSGLETIQETPNLQKINKAASTIVSSTKPIGSVTKSSIDKVDDTDVELASSVNQYSGLKITSNNTKTSSIASQNEAFNGGLHLLPSDCFFRCLVELQSKRYSSVIEKRQLLGNIKNAVSKFAPQFNGIEQHDAHEFVRVALTLLKQEINDALLKGQNLGSVLHQECPITANFGFKVQHSYKCTRCSFTFAIIEDWYDIPVDIISSLASEVQSIQQLLLRSIRKEEEIENSCRSCSNGRSIKTIHIVELPRILTVYLMRYNVDRTGRVRKIHQNIGISRNLSLTKYQLNPTDANNNLLLPESVTALYELTSIVNHLGETPTSGHYISDVLRDNVSRTWQCYDDNIVTNTYGDGILQRRELDAYVLFYIRT from the exons ATGCATCCTATTTCTCTTCTAACGGTTTACAACGTACAGTGTCGTGTTGTTCGGAAACACGTGTCGCAGCCAGTTCCCTGGAGTGACGCTAACGTTCATTTCAGATGCGAAGCGGAAACCAAGAGCGGCCCGATTCGTTTTGATCTGATTGTGAAATATCACGACGGAAAAAGACTTGCCATTGAC CTCAActctttgaaaaaatatcaagtTTCTCCACACTCAAGACCTCGAGTCATTTTGATTTCATCGCGTTTCAGTTTCACTTTCGAAATAAAAACTTTGAAGCGTAAAAAAACTTTACAAGTTGAATATATCCTGCAGAGTAGTGGAAAAG TAATACTGAAACAAAAATTGTCTCAATCTGTACATGATTCAACGTTATCAAATGATCATGCATCTCTGAGATCGCGTAATGCAG CTCCAGCATTGAAAACCTCGACACCATTTGATCAAAGAGGAATCTTTTGCAAACTGCCGAAATATGAAGATCTGG GCTTTGTCCCCTACATTTCATCAAAAAAGAGAATTTCTAGAATATCTCCTATACAGGAATCTTCTGATATTCATGTAGAAGAATTTGTATTCAAAAGTCGTATTCATCGTAAGCCTGCCGATAAAAACAG CAAACTGTATAAAGTACCAAGTGACAATGACAAGCCATCAAACAAAAGGCTGTTTCAGTCAACACCAAAAGCAGTCGCTGAAT TGAATGCCTCAGACGAATCAAAGCTTCAAAAAGAAACAAAGAAGCAAAGGAAAACATCTACAACACAAAAAACAGATTTAACATCAACTTTGTCATTCCATTCGAGCTGGAAGAAGAAATCTAACATGGTTCACACTAGTGGTTTGGAAACAATTCAAGAAACTCCAAACTTACAAAA GATCAACAAAGCAGCGTCCACAATTGTAAGTTCAACGAAACCAATTGGGTCAGTAACAAAGTCCAGCATTGACAAGGTTGATGATACCGATGTGGAATTGGCATCAAGTGTTAACCAATACAGTGGTCTGAAAATAACATCAAACAATACTAAAACCTCTTCAATAGCATCTCAGAATGAAGCTTTCAATGGAGG GCTACATTTGTTACCATCAGACTGTTTCTTCAG GTGTCTTGTAGAATTGCAAAGTAAAAGATATTCATCTGTTATTGAAAAGAGACAATTGCTcggaaacattaaaaatgctGTTTCCAAATTTGCTCCTCAATTTAATGGCATTGAACAACAT GATGCACATGAATTTGTTCGAGTTGCTCTTACATTACTCAAACAGGAAATCAATGATGCATTATTAAAAG GGCAAAACTTGGGCTCTGTGTTACATCAGGAATGCCCAATCACAGCAAATTTTGGCTTCAAAGTCCAACATTCCTACAAGTGCACAAG GTGTAGTTTTACATTTGCTATTATTGAAGATTGGTATGATATCCCTGTTGATATCATCTCCAG TCTAGCATCAGAAGTTCAAAGCATACAACAGCTATTGTTACGGTCCATAAGAAAGGAAGAGGAAATTGAAAATTCTTGCAGAAGTTGTAGCAATGGGAGATCAATCAAGACTATTCATATTGTGGAATTACCTAG aatcCTGACTGTTTACTTGATGCGTTACAATGTTGATAGGACCGGTAGAGTGAGAAAGATTCATCAGAATATTGGAATTAGCAGAAATCTCTCTCTAACAAAATATCAGTTGAA TCCAACTGACGCCAACAATAACTTGCTGCTTCCTGAGAGTGTTACAGCATTATATGAATTAACTTCCATTGTGAATCATTTGGGAGAAACTCCAACATCAG GTCACTATATAAGCGATGTCTTGCGGGACAATGTTTCGAGAACATGGCAATGTTACGATGACAATATTGTTACAAATACTTATGGTGATGGTATATTGCAAAGAAGAGAATTGGATGCATATGTTCTGTTCTACATCAGGACCTGA
- the LOC144430650 gene encoding uncharacterized protein LOC144430650 gives MASNASNTLQAMNRIRQNDELCDFALQVGSRTVRVHRLVLSSCSDYFRRMFATDMIETKKNICVVKGFEFEDVQQCVGFMYGEDFKFDMSNIEGIFKLCDLWLLEKAKNECTKYLLRNLSQDCIDVNILASKYNLNDVRRECHKHTIKNMTELMKYNENLPIVDVIEIMKLGGIECVSAIDLWNFATHWMDKQTTSSLESTCHIIKYFPVNIFDVAGFQEHIWKYKHVETCHECRSFVSNTFMDSLGTVFSRHVNLENCLFLKKISKSFQRRSLEIWIDEYIIRQHEGVFKSPAFIEVAKDDLLKLAENIDEECSKSHFSCLVSWLKNHPECHMEVFPQLFENPQDSDKLFLYSLKKFEKGNKDQSFFSRFYSFFVDYWLLNTDNCIYMKNISQKCQCRNAEAKIDEYVIENFREVSKSDDFCDIDEPSMEKYLKTQKNYRSSEVVWEAVKRWVEFDLDERKKHFVTLFSALKLNKFSTVFLREFVCKYHLVNESIICTNKLIEVLFKRFEKQQEEIDLIKKRLTSLEKKK, from the coding sequence ATGGCAAGCAATGCTTCCAACACTTTACAAGCCATGAATAGGATAAGGCAAAACGATGAATTGTGCGATTTTGCTTTGCAAGTGGGAAGCAGAACGGTTCGTGTTCATCGATTGGTCTTGAGTTCTTGCTCGGATTATTTTCGTAGAATGTTTGCGACAGATATGATTGAGacgaagaaaaatatttgtgtgGTCAAGGGATTTGAGTTTGAAGATGTTCAGCAATGCGTAGGATTTATGTACGGTGAAGACTTTAAATTTGACATGAGCAATATAGAGGGGATTTTTAAACTCTGTGACCTGTGGCTTCTGGAAAAGGCTAAAAATGAATGTACTAAGTATCTTCTACGTAATTTGAGCCAGGACTGCATTGATGTAAATATTTTAGCAAGTAAATACAATCTGAACGACGTACGGAGAGAATGTCATAAACATACAATAAAGAACATGACTGAACTGATGAAATACAATGAAAATCTACCAATTGTAGATGTTATCGAAATAATGAAATTAGGAGGGATCGAATGCGTTTCAGCGATTGATTTATGGAATTTTGCAACTCATTGGATGGACAAGCAGACAACGTCATCACTGGAATCGACTTGCCACATTATTAAATACTTCCCAGTCAATATTTTCGATGTCGCTGGATTCCAAGAACACATTTGGAAATATAAGCATGTAGAAACATGCCATGAATGCAGATCTTTCGTGAGCAATACGTTTATGGACAGCTTAGGAACTGTTTTTTCTAGAcatgtaaatttagaaaattgtttGTTTCTCAAAAAAATATCCAAAAGTTTCCAACGCCGAAGTTTAGAAATTTGGATTGATGAATATATAATTCGCCAGCACGAAGGTGTTTTCAAATCTCCTGCTTTTATTGAAGTAGCAAAAGATGATTTACTGAAATTGGCTGAAAATATTGACGAAGAATGCTCGAAATCCCACTTCTCGTGTTTGGTATCCTGGTTGAAGAATCACCCGGAATGCCATATGGAAGTCTTCCCGCAACTGTTTGAGAATCCTCAGGATTCTGATAAACTATTTCTTtacagtttaaaaaaatttgaaaagggAAATAAAGACCAAAGCTTTTTTAGTAGATTTTATAGCTTTTTTGTAGACTATTGGCTTTTGAATACCGATAACTGCATTTATATGAAGAATATTTCTCAAAAATGTCAATGTAGAAACGCAGAAGCAAAGATAGATGAGTACGTGATCGAAAACTTCCGAGAAGTTTCAAAGTCGGATGATTTTTGCGACATCGATGAACCCAGtatggaaaaatatttgaaaacacaaaaaaattacagAAGTTCCGAAGTCGTATGGGAAGCTGTCAAACGCTGGGTTGAATTTGACTTGGATGAACGAAAAAAACACTTTGTCACACTTTTTTCTGccctaaaattgaataaattctcAACAGTTTTTCTACGTGAATTCGTTTGTAAATACCACCTGGTCAATGAATCAATTATTTGCACTAATAAACTGATCGAAGTTTTGTTCAAAAGATTTGAAAAACAACAAGAGGAAATCGATTTGATTAAAAAGCGACTTACTTCACTGGAAAAGAAAAAGTGA